CAGGCAAGGAGGAGGACATGCTTGCTGCACGATTCAAAAAAGGAAGCTATGTAGACTACAGCATCAGCTACTATAATGAGGATAATAAAGATATCAACTGGTCTAATGTCCATACGGCTATTGGTGCAGGTCCGAGACTAGTAAAAGACGGCAAGCTTGCCGTAAATCCGGCAGCCGAAGGGTTCAGCAGCTCCAAAATTCTAACGGATGGCGGTGCGAGAAGCGGGATTGCCATCAAGAAGGACGGAACGATTGTACTGGCAACCGTCCCTGGGGCTACGATCAAACAGTGGGGCAATATCATGCTGAAGCTGGGAGCTTATCAGGCGATGAATATGGATGGCGGTGCTTCCTCGGGCATGGTTGCGAATGGTAATACTGTCACTTCACCAGGCAGACTGATCAGCAATGGTCTCGTGTTCGGAAGCTCTTTAAAGTGGTAGCATGAAATAAGCGAATCAAGTGTTTAGCAACCCCTTGCCATTTTGGCGAGGGGTTCTTTTTCATAGAACAAGATTACAGCCCACTTCTAATGTACATAATAGAAATATATATTTGAATCTGGAGCCTACTACATGAATACTAAAATCTCAGCATACCAGCTGTTCTCCATTACATTTCTATTTCAGTTTGGCACGACCATCATTTATGCCTTTGAAGCGACCGTGGGAAGAGATGCCTGGATGGTTACCCTATTGTCTTTCATTATCGGAATCATGCTGGTTGCCATGTATCTGGGGATTATGCAGCTTAACCCGGGGCTGACACTGGTGGAATGGTTCCCCCGCCAATTCGGCAAATGGATCGGCTTTCCGATCGCCATGCTGTATCCTTGTGTATTTCTTCTGGATGCTGCCCGTATTATTGGTGATCTGAGGGATCTGGTGCCGACCACCATTCTTCCCAACACTCCACCGCTTGTCCTTATTATTGTGTTCGGCGCACTCGCTTTATATGGGCTCATACTTGGCATAGAGAACATATCCCGGCTCGGACAGATTCTGCTTCCCATCCTGCTGGGGCTGTTTTTCCTTGAGCTGATCTTCCTTCTGTTCTCTGATATTGTTAATTGGGAAATGCTGAAGCCGCTCTTATGGAAGGGATGGGACCCTGTCATTAAGACGACAATCCTTCAGGGAATTACACAAACCTATGGAGAAAGCATTGCCCTTGCCATGATATGGGTGATGGTAGATAAGAAAAGCAAGGTATGGAAGGCCACTCTGATCTCAACGGCATTTGTCTTCCTGCTCATCCTGCTGCTGGATATCTTCTCGATTACGGTGTTTGGCGATGTATTGTTTCAGCGTCTCGTCTACCCATTTTACTCCCTGTCAGGCATGGTCAAC
This sequence is a window from Paenibacillus urinalis. Protein-coding genes within it:
- a CDS encoding GerAB/ArcD/ProY family transporter; the protein is MNTKISAYQLFSITFLFQFGTTIIYAFEATVGRDAWMVTLLSFIIGIMLVAMYLGIMQLNPGLTLVEWFPRQFGKWIGFPIAMLYPCVFLLDAARIIGDLRDLVPTTILPNTPPLVLIIVFGALALYGLILGIENISRLGQILLPILLGLFFLELIFLLFSDIVNWEMLKPLLWKGWDPVIKTTILQGITQTYGESIALAMIWVMVDKKSKVWKATLISTAFVFLLILLLDIFSITVFGDVLFQRLVYPFYSLSGMVNIQGFITNLNPFAVVTMISTAYFKLVIKMYAALTGIQMLLRLKKGRRLMLPAVLLIMILGMTLDNNVTEHLSIISFQVVTPYVWIPLYIGLPLLLFIISLIRHKLKSAR